The proteins below are encoded in one region of Nilaparvata lugens isolate BPH chromosome X, ASM1435652v1, whole genome shotgun sequence:
- the LOC120354700 gene encoding uncharacterized protein LOC120354700: protein MAGEQSNIRMSDEPPAELFGSDSLPETDDVIKGDETMQFSTSEESSKMVNADLQKVMDSISVSADGVDVDDEKLLSQFVVGNLGADDHHHGPTTAEESSSSSLADEKALLESVLARAANSDQVATLGDQVATLGGQVATLGGQGRTLGSLVGALSGHVASPAAGDETPEETMQVERLMESIHSGSSNDEPKTLQDDDDTISSTTIAVPTTTTYQSLTSLQAAADIFGDDEDDDDDVIKAAGMQSSTADDNGSQQTVMTALVGGGGVITASGGGYVMTSSSSGGGQLMTSSVVREEEELTSVEDVLSALHSELDEEEEVTRGGGGGGGGEEIKKVEEKSKWKLKVEQQRQQQAQVTKPAKPSSDGASGPMYKCFVSGCKSTTSSAAGSGATSGGKSVTTSAGAGSGATSGGKSVTTSAGAGSGATSGGEMRFFKPPPNPLIFKRWARNLCQGSQQLAYTALICELHFRPQDIREVFVNGKKNWVLTEGALPKPSTASALAAAAAQAGNAAAAAMNSRPPGGKRPVGRPSGLYRQQQFEALQAAQARANKLQREKLSQEIMTMFVDGDDIEAQLGSRYEPSHPTPSGFPAVTVEEIHEGRSVRNRFSSINKKKMLENTEDSSPTPNKLLSGETYVSSDGIAKDGIPVHDDQTTFDRSAGLDEYTEILLDAPIGGDDDDPNNEGSQGDNEPLLHQEFVASSSIVPIDDDNRRMRNFFLDGIAATILFGFRRGRGIDNAVFGLNKEALSALDGSQKVLGIFCDLSKAYDCVDHDLLLSKLWHYGSTLETRRAAPRSRGRRGIIPLPELLGEYGAEFILCGCAARRGEVRRASSVR, encoded by the exons GATGAGTGACGAACCGCCTGCGGAGCTCTTTGGCTCCGACAGTCTGCCGGAGACTGATGACGTCATCAAGGGTGATGAAACAATGCAGTTCTCAACATCCGAGGAAAGTTCTAAGATGGTTAATGCCGATCTTCAGAAG GTAATGGACTCAATATCGGTGTCAGCGGACGGCGTCGATGTGGACGACGAGAAACTTTTATCACAGTTTGTCGTGGGCAACCTGGGCGCCGATGACCACCATCACGGACCCACCACCGCTGAGGagtcctcctcttcctcactgGCCGACGAGAAAGCGCTGCTTGAATCAGTGCTGGCACGCGCCGCCAATAGTGACCAGGTGGCGACACTTGGTGACCAGGTGGCGACACTCGGTGGCCAGGTGGCGACACTCGGTGGCCAGGGGAGGACACTTGGTAGCCTTGTGGGGGCACTCAGTGGTCACGTGGCGTCGCCGGCTGCCGGCGATGAGACACCGGAGGAGACGATGCAGGTGGAGAGGTTGATGGAGTCTATACATAGCGGCAGCAGTAATGATGAACCCAAG ACACTGCAAGATGATGATGACACAATATCATCTACAACAATCGCTGTCCCAACGACAACAACTTACCAAAGTTTGACGTCACTACAGGCGGCGGCCGACATATTTGGCGACGACGAAGACGACGATGATGACGTCATCAAAGCAGCCGGGATGCAGTCATCAACTGCCGACGACAACGGAAGCCAGCAGACGGTGATGACGGCACTGGTGGGTGGAGGGGGTGTGATAACGGCATCCGGTGGAGGGTATGTGATGACGTCATCGTCATCGGGTGGAGGCCAGCTGATGACGTCATCGGTGGTGAGAGAGGAGGAAGAGCTGACGTCAGTGGAGGATGTGCTGTCGGCATTGCATTCGGAgctggatgaggaggaggaggttacgagaggaggaggaggtgggggaggaggagaggagatcaagaaggtggaggagaagtcCAAGTGGAAATTGAAAGTG GAACAACAGCGGCAGCAGCAGGCACAAGTCACAAAGCCGGCTAAACCATCCTCAGACGGCGCCAGCGGTCCGATGTACAAGTGCTTTGTGAGCGGCTGCAAGTCGACTACTAGCTCTGCAGCGGGGAGCGGCGCAACTAGCGGTGGGAAGTCGGTGACTACTAGCGCTGGAGCTGGCAGTGGCGCAACTAGCGGTGGGAAGTCGGTGACTACTAGTGCTGGAGCGGGGAGCGGCGCAACTAGCGGTGGTGAGATGCGGTTCTTCAAGCCGCCGCCGAATCCGTTGATATTCAAGCGGTGGGCGCGCAACTTGTGCCAGGGATCGCAACAGTTGGCATATACGGCGCTCATCTGCGAACTGCATTTTCGGCCGCAGGATATCAGGGAG GTATTTGTTAACGGCAAAAAGAATTGGGTATTGACCGAGGGTGCCCTGCCCAAACCGTCTACAGCGTCGGCACTGGCAGCAGCGGCTGCACAAGCTGGCAACGCCGCTGCTGCGGCGATGAACTCCAGGCCACCAGGTGGCAAACGACCGGTCGGCCGGCCGAGTGGCCTGTACAGGCAACAGCAGTTCGAGGCCCTCCAAGCCGCACAGGCCAGGGCTAACAAGCTGCAACGGGAGAAACTCAGTCAAG aaattatg ACGATGTTTGTGGACGGAGATGACATTGAAGCTCAGTTAGGCAGTAGATATGAACCTTCTCATCCCACTCCTTCAGGATTTCCAGCAGTTACAGTTGAAGAAATTCACGAGGGTAGGAGTGTACGAAACCGGTTCTCGTCGATCAATAAGaagaaaatgttggaaaatacCGAGGATTCCTCTCCAACGCCAAACAAACTGCTGTCTGGTGAGACGTATGTTTCCTCAGATGGCATCGCCAAGGATGGGATACCCGTTCACGATGATCAGACCACTTTTGATAGATCAGCAGGCTTAGATGAATACACAGAAATCCTACTGGACGCTCCAATTGGAGGAGACGATGATGACCCCAACAACGAAGGATCTCAAGGTGATAATGAACCTCTCCTTCATCAAGAATTTGTCGCCTCATCCTCAATCGTTCCTATCGATGATGACAACCGACGAATGCGCAACTTTTTCCTGGATGGAATCGCTGCAACTATCTTG TTTGGATTCAGGAGGGGTAGAGGTATTGACAATGCTGTTTTTGGACTGAATAAGGAGGCTCTTAGTGCTTTGGATGGATCGCAGAAGGTACTAGGTATCTTTTGCGATCTGTCCAAGGCCTATGATTGCGTGGATCATGACCTGCTTTTGTCCAAGTTGTGGCACTATGGT AGCACACTGGAGACAcgccgcgccgcgccgcgcaGCCGTGGACGCCGTGGAATTATTCCGCTGCCGGAACTTTTGGGAGAATACGGAGCGGAATTTATCCTCTGTGGCTGCGCGGCGCGGCGAGGCGAGGTGCGGCGCGCCTCCAGTGTGCGATAG